From one Misgurnus anguillicaudatus chromosome 2, ASM2758022v2, whole genome shotgun sequence genomic stretch:
- the LOC129443184 gene encoding E3 ubiquitin/ISG15 ligase TRIM25-like: MAEAGISVIQDQFICSICLDLLKDPVTIPCGHSYCMSCITNCWNQDDQKRNYSCPQCRQTFNTRPDLNKSTMLAEVVEMLKKTKLQAARPDHSYAEAGDVKCDVCTERKHKAVKSCLVCLNSYCQTHLEQHEKFFKGKRHNLIDATGRLQQMICPQHEKLLEIYCKTDQLCICYLCMVDEHNEHKTVSAAAERTEKQKELKETQRKYHQRIQESQKKLQELRDVVETHKRSAQTAVDDTERIFTQLITSIERRRSEVTQLIRDQEKTAVSEAEGLLKRLEQEIDDLRRRDAELEQLLHTDDHIHFLQSFQFLSVPPGSTDSLSITVSSLISFDDVGKSVSHLREKLEDFCREEIEKIFDKVIPEPETREQFLKYYHHFTADPNTANKYLCLSEGNRVISLSDPVLYPDHSDRFDDYCYQVLCRESLSGRCYWEIEWSGRVFISVSYKSISRKGGKESLFGYNDQSWSLCCCDSSCSFIHNKIETELPVVSRSSRIGVYVDHSSGSLSFYSVSDTMTLIHRVNTTFTKPLYPGFFVYRGSVKLCDLTI, encoded by the exons ATGGCAGAAGCAGGTATTTCAGTGATTCAGGATCAGTTCATCTGTTCAATCTGTCTGGATTTACTGAAGGATCCAGTGACCATTCCCTGtggacacagttactgtatgagCTGTATTACAAACTGCTGGAATCAAGATGATCAGAAGAGAAACTACAGCTGCCCTCAATGCAGACAGACCTTCAATACAAGACctgatttaaataaaagcacCATGCTGGCTGAAGTGGTGGAGATGCTGAAGAAGACAAAACTACAAGCTGCTCGTCCTGATCACAGTTATGCTGAAGCTGGAGATGTGAAGTGTGACGTCTGTactgagagaaaacacaaagctgTCAAGTCCTGTCTGGTGTGTCTGAACTCTTACTGTCAAACTCATCTTGAACAACATGAGAAATTCTTCAAAGGAAAGAGACACAACCTGATAGACGCCACTGGACGACTTCAGCAGATGATCTGCCCTCAACATGAGAAACTTTTAGAGATTTACTGTAAAACTGATCAGCTCTGTATATGTTATCTGTGTATGGTGGATGAACACAATGAACATAAAACTGTATCAGCTGCAGCAGAGAGGACTGAGAAACAG AAAGAACTGAAGGAGACGCAGAGAAAATATCATCAGAGAATCCAGGAGAGTCAGAAGAAGCTTCAGGAGCTGAGAGATGTTGTGGAGACTCATAAG CGCTCTGCACAGACAGCAGTGGACGACACTGAGAGGATCTTTACTCAACTGATCACATCCATTGAGAGAAGACGATCTGAGGTGACACAgctgatcagagatcaggaaaAGACTGCAGTGAGTGAAGCTGAAGGACTCttgaagcgactggagcaggaGATTGATGATCTGAGGAGGAGAGACGCTGAGCTGGAGCAGCTTTTACACACAGATGATCACATCCATTTCCTCCAG agTTTCCAGTTTCTCTCTGTTCCTCCTGGATCTACAGACTCACTCAGCATCACTGTCAGCTCTCTCATCTCTTTTGATGATGTAGGAAAATCTGTGTCTCATCTGAGAGAGAAACTGGAGGATTTCTGTAGAGAAGAGATAGAGAAGATATTTGATAAAGTTATTCCTGAACCTGAGACCAGGGAGCAGTTCCTAAAAT ATTATCATCACTTCACTGCAGATCCAAACACAGCAAATAaatatctctgtctgtctgaggGGAACAGAGTGATTAGTTTATCTGACCCAGTCCTGTATCCTGATCATTCAGACAGATTTGATGATTATTGTTATCAGGTGTTGTGTAGAGAGAGTTTGAGTGGACGCTGTTACTGGGAGATTGAGTGGAGTGGTCGAGTGTttatatcagtgtcatataaGAGCATCAGCAGGAAGGGAGGTAAAGAGTCTTTGTTTGGATATAATGATCAGTCCTGGAGTTTGTGCTGCTGTGACTCCAGTTGTTCATTCATACACAATAAGATTGAGACTGAACTCCCTGTAGTGTCCAGATCTTCTAGAATAGGAGTTTATGTGGATCACAGTTCAGGATCTCTGTCCTTCTACAGCGTCTCTGACACAATGACCCTCATCCACAGAGTCAACACCACATTCACTAAACCTCTCTATCCTGGGTTTTTTGTTTATCGTGGATCAGTGAAACTGTGTGATCTAACAATATAG